In Sulfurisphaera javensis, a single genomic region encodes these proteins:
- a CDS encoding 3-hydroxyacyl-CoA dehydrogenase/enoyl-CoA hydratase family protein has translation MRLEDIKKVLVIGAGTMGHGIAELFSMSGYQVYLSDISQDILDNALNKIRWSLEKLQEKGQLKEDINTILSRIKTIVGLNTIVSDADFAIEAIVERIDLKRQIFSKLDELLPPHAILATNTSSLSITKIAEATKRADKVVGMHFFNPPVLMQLVEVMKGEKTSDETAKLTYDLAKKLGKTPIMINKDIPGYVVNRILGEIISASCILIQRNLADYLTIDSIARYKLGFPMGVFELIDYTGIDVNYHVSKSLEEYGIKSPCVTLFEEKVKKNELGVKTGKGFYTYPVPGKYNKPNIPKELADKLDPALLIALGVNEATRLLKERIVSREDLDLAVRLGLGFPKGILQYADEIGIDNIIKAIDFLAVEKPDELLLQMANEGKLGLKTGIGFYQYGKVETKTLNTLIVRIEPPLAWIILNRPERLNALNMDLVEELSKTLAELENDNKIRVVILTGNGRAFSAGADITSFLTLKPIDIIRFRSIRELTNKLQFYTKPVIAAINGYALGGGLEIAMACDIRIASESAQLGQPEINLGIIPGAGGTQRLPRIIGKGKAKLLIYTGDMIPAKEAYNIGLVDMVVPDNKFEDEVRRIALKIAEKSPLSLLAAKLAIELGYESNIFTGEYLESSLFGLLFTTKDVQEGVRAFLEKRKPEFKGE, from the coding sequence ATGAGATTAGAAGACATCAAAAAGGTATTAGTAATTGGAGCCGGAACTATGGGACATGGAATAGCAGAATTATTTTCTATGTCTGGTTATCAAGTATATTTGAGCGATATAAGTCAAGATATACTTGATAATGCTTTAAACAAAATTAGATGGAGTTTAGAAAAACTACAAGAGAAAGGGCAATTAAAAGAAGATATAAATACAATTTTATCAAGGATAAAAACAATAGTTGGATTAAATACTATTGTAAGTGATGCTGATTTTGCAATTGAAGCAATAGTAGAAAGAATTGATTTAAAAAGGCAAATTTTTTCTAAATTAGATGAGTTATTACCTCCACATGCTATATTAGCAACTAACACCAGTAGCTTATCAATAACTAAAATAGCTGAAGCAACTAAAAGAGCAGATAAAGTAGTTGGTATGCATTTCTTTAACCCTCCAGTATTAATGCAGTTAGTCGAAGTTATGAAAGGAGAAAAGACAAGTGATGAAACGGCTAAATTAACTTATGATTTAGCTAAAAAACTTGGCAAAACACCTATAATGATAAACAAGGATATACCAGGTTACGTAGTTAATAGAATTCTCGGAGAGATAATATCTGCCTCCTGTATTCTTATTCAGAGAAATTTGGCTGATTATTTAACTATTGATTCAATAGCTAGATACAAATTAGGATTTCCTATGGGAGTTTTTGAATTAATCGATTACACTGGAATTGATGTTAATTACCACGTCTCAAAATCATTAGAAGAATATGGCATTAAGTCTCCTTGTGTCACGTTATTTGAAGAAAAAGTAAAGAAGAATGAATTAGGAGTAAAGACAGGGAAAGGGTTTTACACTTACCCAGTACCAGGAAAATATAATAAACCTAATATACCTAAAGAATTAGCTGATAAACTCGATCCGGCTTTACTCATAGCATTAGGAGTAAATGAAGCAACTAGACTATTAAAAGAAAGAATAGTTAGCAGAGAAGATTTAGACTTAGCTGTTAGATTAGGATTAGGTTTCCCTAAAGGAATACTTCAGTATGCGGATGAGATAGGAATAGATAACATTATAAAAGCAATTGACTTTTTGGCTGTAGAAAAACCAGACGAGTTATTACTACAAATGGCAAACGAAGGAAAATTAGGGTTAAAAACTGGAATAGGATTTTATCAGTACGGGAAAGTAGAGACAAAAACACTAAATACACTTATAGTGCGTATTGAACCACCGTTAGCATGGATCATTTTAAATAGACCAGAAAGGTTAAACGCACTTAACATGGATCTTGTAGAAGAATTAAGTAAAACCCTAGCTGAATTGGAAAATGATAACAAGATAAGAGTAGTAATATTGACTGGAAATGGAAGAGCTTTCTCAGCAGGAGCTGATATTACTTCATTTTTAACATTAAAACCAATAGATATTATTAGGTTCAGAAGCATTCGTGAGTTAACAAACAAGTTACAGTTTTACACTAAACCAGTTATTGCTGCAATAAATGGTTATGCATTAGGTGGAGGATTAGAGATAGCTATGGCATGCGATATTAGAATTGCATCTGAAAGTGCTCAGCTTGGACAACCAGAAATAAATCTAGGAATAATACCGGGTGCTGGGGGAACTCAGAGATTACCTAGAATTATTGGTAAAGGTAAGGCCAAATTACTTATCTATACTGGAGATATGATACCAGCAAAAGAAGCTTATAATATAGGATTAGTTGACATGGTAGTTCCAGATAATAAGTTTGAGGATGAGGTAAGGAGGATTGCTTTAAAAATTGCTGAAAAATCACCACTCTCATTACTTGCTGCTAAACTAGCTATAGAACTAGGTTACGAATCTAATATATTTACTGGAGAATACCTAGAATCAAGTCTCTTCGGATTGTTATTTACTACTAAAGATGTACAAGAAGGAGTAAGAGCGTTCTTAGAAAAGAGAAAACCCGAATTTAAAGGAGAGTAA
- a CDS encoding SRPBCC domain-containing protein, which yields MSSNVEGKIYANKSIEEILGNYQNFISCIPSVKDIKDRKFKLDAQVDGFNVTVDGELSTFQKEGQSYIYGLKISGPGVTITITTTYKVQGNEISWSSQYKYEGFAVTMIGSLLDTTIQNMITTTNECIKAKLT from the coding sequence ATGTCTTCTAATGTCGAAGGAAAAATTTACGCAAATAAGTCTATTGAAGAAATATTAGGGAACTATCAGAATTTTATAAGTTGTATACCTAGTGTAAAAGATATAAAAGATAGGAAATTCAAATTAGATGCTCAAGTGGACGGATTTAATGTAACAGTAGATGGTGAATTATCTACTTTTCAAAAAGAAGGACAAAGTTACATATACGGATTAAAGATCAGTGGCCCCGGTGTTACAATAACTATTACAACTACATACAAAGTTCAGGGTAATGAAATATCGTGGTCTTCACAATACAAGTATGAAGGATTTGCTGTAACAATGATAGGTTCATTATTAGATACTACAATCCAAAATATGATAACGACTACAAATGAATGCATTAAAGCTAAGCTGACATAA
- a CDS encoding alcohol dehydrogenase catalytic domain-containing protein — protein MKAAILYNFNQDFKIEETKPKGVGVKVNVAATGICGRDIVIWKGGFRNLKTPIILGHEIVGYYKDKPVAVYPNINCGKCEYCKKGKENLCDNSIIIGENQDFTGGYAEEVIVPENNLISLPDEDFEKYAAALDPLATSIHATKLVNINKDSKVLVTGAGGGVGVHLVQYLKYLGINNVYALTSKGEKLKEFTENVVTDIKSLKFDIIFELVGSKTINDSLRALNKEGTLILIGNVEGEPITLLRPALSIMRQHKIIGSASYTKKEYEEAIRLIHEKKIKPIYQTYDLSDINRAYKDLQNRKVFGRAVLKIR, from the coding sequence ATGAAAGCTGCAATTCTTTATAATTTTAATCAAGATTTTAAAATAGAAGAGACCAAGCCAAAAGGAGTAGGCGTTAAAGTAAATGTAGCGGCTACTGGAATTTGTGGAAGGGATATAGTAATTTGGAAAGGGGGATTTAGGAATCTTAAGACACCGATTATTCTGGGCCATGAAATTGTAGGTTATTATAAAGATAAGCCAGTTGCTGTCTATCCTAATATAAATTGTGGAAAGTGTGAATATTGTAAAAAAGGTAAAGAAAATTTATGCGACAATAGTATTATCATCGGAGAAAACCAAGATTTTACTGGCGGATATGCGGAAGAAGTAATAGTGCCAGAAAACAACCTAATATCATTACCAGATGAGGATTTTGAAAAATATGCTGCTGCTTTAGATCCTTTAGCTACTTCTATTCATGCAACAAAATTAGTAAACATAAATAAGGATAGTAAAGTTTTAGTTACTGGTGCAGGAGGAGGGGTTGGTGTCCATTTAGTTCAGTATTTAAAGTATCTAGGTATTAATAACGTATATGCATTAACTTCTAAAGGAGAAAAACTTAAAGAATTCACAGAGAATGTTGTCACTGATATTAAAAGTCTTAAATTTGATATTATATTTGAATTAGTAGGATCAAAAACCATAAATGACTCTTTAAGAGCTCTTAATAAAGAAGGTACTTTAATACTTATTGGAAATGTGGAAGGAGAACCGATAACCTTACTTAGACCAGCTTTATCGATAATGAGACAACATAAGATTATAGGTTCAGCATCTTATACTAAGAAAGAGTACGAAGAAGCAATAAGATTAATTCATGAGAAGAAAATAAAACCAATTTATCAGACATATGATCTTTCTGACATAAATAGAGCGTACAAAGATTTACAGAATAGAAAAGTTTTTGGAAGAGCCGTGCTTAAAATTAGATAA
- a CDS encoding SDR family oxidoreductase, whose amino-acid sequence MYSLKNKVAVVTGSGRGIGRAIAVRLSSEGSLVVVNAKKRVEEMNETIKIIKENGGEAIGVLADVSTREGCEKLLKDTLKNYKAVDILVNNAGIGLFSPFLNADDKLIEKHITTDFLSTLYCSQIFAKEIREGGEILNVASVAGIVPAYGLSIYGAMKGAVITLTKYLALELAPKIRVNAIAPGFVKTKMGESMYKLLGISEKEFAERVTIMGKLLEPEEIAEFVAAILKIESLTGQVFVIDSGESLKGGLK is encoded by the coding sequence ATGTATTCATTAAAAAATAAAGTAGCAGTTGTAACTGGTAGTGGAAGGGGAATAGGAAGAGCAATTGCTGTAAGATTATCGTCAGAAGGGTCATTAGTTGTAGTTAACGCTAAGAAGAGAGTTGAAGAAATGAACGAAACTATAAAGATAATTAAAGAAAATGGAGGAGAGGCAATCGGAGTTTTAGCTGACGTTTCAACAAGGGAAGGTTGTGAAAAATTGTTAAAGGATACACTTAAGAATTATAAGGCTGTAGATATTTTAGTAAATAATGCTGGGATAGGTTTGTTTTCACCATTTCTTAATGCTGACGATAAACTTATTGAAAAGCATATAACTACTGATTTCCTTTCTACTCTATATTGTTCACAAATATTCGCTAAAGAAATAAGAGAAGGCGGTGAAATATTAAATGTAGCATCAGTAGCAGGAATAGTACCAGCTTATGGATTATCCATCTACGGAGCAATGAAAGGGGCAGTAATTACATTAACTAAATACTTAGCATTAGAACTTGCACCAAAAATAAGAGTTAATGCAATTGCTCCAGGTTTTGTAAAGACTAAAATGGGTGAAAGTATGTATAAGTTGCTAGGAATTAGTGAAAAAGAATTTGCTGAAAGAGTTACTATTATGGGAAAACTCCTTGAACCAGAAGAAATAGCAGAATTTGTGGCTGCAATACTAAAAATAGAATCTCTTACTGGTCAGGTGTTCGTAATAGACTCTGGTGAAAGCCTAAAAGGTGGATTAAAATAA
- a CDS encoding TetR/AcrR family transcriptional regulator: MITPKTRKGNRTLEKILNASIEVIEEKGFMNTSVSDITKRANVAYGLFYYYFKDKYELLDQLIVKANREMRYYLKTHTEGIEDRIEKEKVGMREFLRWIKENKRYYKIFIEAHVHRPQMLIWHYNKLAERYSIGLREAMKKGEIITINPELLSYVLIGIGEILGKRYILWSNNDISQELLTEVNKIIEKLLIPQN, from the coding sequence ATGATTACGCCTAAAACAAGAAAAGGGAATAGAACACTAGAAAAAATCTTGAACGCATCGATAGAAGTGATAGAAGAGAAAGGATTTATGAACACTTCTGTCTCAGATATAACTAAAAGAGCTAATGTAGCTTATGGACTATTTTATTATTACTTTAAGGATAAGTATGAGTTACTAGACCAATTAATAGTTAAGGCAAATAGGGAGATGAGATATTATCTTAAAACTCACACAGAAGGAATTGAAGATAGAATAGAAAAGGAGAAGGTAGGTATGAGAGAATTTTTAAGATGGATAAAAGAGAATAAAAGATATTACAAGATATTTATAGAAGCACACGTACACAGACCTCAAATGTTGATATGGCATTACAATAAATTAGCGGAAAGATACTCTATTGGATTGAGAGAGGCAATGAAAAAAGGAGAAATAATCACTATAAATCCAGAATTATTATCTTATGTCTTAATTGGAATTGGGGAAATATTAGGTAAAAGATATATTTTATGGAGTAATAACGATATTTCGCAAGAGCTTTTAACTGAGGTTAATAAAATCATTGAGAAATTACTTATACCTCAAAATTAA
- a CDS encoding 4-hydroxyphenylacetate 3-hydroxylase N-terminal domain-containing protein encodes MRSKEDYLKSLNDGRKIMYRGKYVTDILQHPVLRIAALHASKIYDFPNRLYDDPKYGKISKYFKIPRNSQDLIDRHKLIYDSTIFCNGIFNISQAIGSDALFALMITAKKVDKKYGTDYYNRVMKFYEYIIKNDLTLATAQTDVKGDRSKRPSKQDDPDMYVRVVDVRNDGIIVRGAKAHTTQSAVSDEIIVIPTRAMGEEDKEYSIAFAIPANTPGLKMIVRPIDEVEGNTSSILNSKDYELETLTIFDNVFVPWDRVFLFKEYEFSGTVARLFATYHRFTAISYRAAMANLYLGSAILAAEANGILNEKHVRDDIIDIVMYKEILRMSAISSSIYPENDEEIAIPNFVFTNIGKLYTNTHFHEIVKDLIDIAGGIIATLPSEEDLRSEESEVITKYLRGAIDGKERINILKLVKEIAGSSSMVGYLLTTMIHAEGSIEASKIELFRTYDFNESKEIVKKILSS; translated from the coding sequence ATGAGAAGTAAAGAAGATTATCTAAAATCACTAAATGATGGAAGAAAAATAATGTACCGAGGAAAATACGTTACAGACATTTTACAACATCCAGTATTAAGAATAGCTGCTTTACATGCATCAAAAATTTATGATTTTCCTAATAGATTATATGATGATCCTAAATATGGTAAAATAAGTAAATATTTTAAAATCCCAAGAAATTCCCAAGATTTAATAGATAGGCATAAATTAATTTATGATTCAACAATTTTCTGTAACGGTATTTTTAATATATCGCAAGCTATAGGAAGTGATGCTCTTTTTGCGTTAATGATAACTGCTAAAAAAGTTGATAAAAAATATGGAACTGATTACTATAATAGAGTAATGAAATTTTATGAATATATAATTAAAAACGATTTAACACTGGCAACTGCTCAAACAGATGTTAAAGGTGATAGATCTAAAAGACCCTCTAAGCAAGATGATCCAGATATGTATGTTAGAGTTGTAGATGTTAGAAATGATGGAATAATAGTAAGAGGAGCAAAAGCACACACTACTCAATCAGCTGTTTCTGATGAAATAATTGTAATTCCTACTAGAGCTATGGGAGAAGAAGATAAAGAATATTCTATAGCATTTGCAATTCCAGCTAATACTCCAGGGTTAAAAATGATAGTAAGACCTATAGATGAGGTAGAGGGTAATACATCCTCAATATTAAATTCAAAAGATTATGAACTAGAAACTTTAACGATTTTCGATAACGTCTTTGTTCCATGGGATAGGGTATTTCTTTTTAAAGAATATGAGTTTTCTGGGACTGTAGCTAGGTTATTCGCAACTTATCATAGATTTACTGCAATATCATATAGAGCTGCAATGGCTAATCTTTATTTAGGCTCGGCAATTCTAGCAGCAGAAGCTAACGGTATCTTAAATGAGAAACATGTTAGAGATGATATAATAGACATTGTTATGTATAAAGAAATATTAAGGATGTCAGCTATCTCATCATCTATATACCCGGAAAATGATGAAGAAATTGCTATTCCTAATTTTGTTTTCACTAATATTGGAAAATTATATACTAATACTCATTTCCATGAAATTGTAAAAGATTTGATAGATATAGCGGGAGGAATCATTGCTACTTTACCATCAGAAGAAGATTTAAGAAGTGAGGAAAGCGAAGTTATAACTAAGTATTTAAGAGGTGCGATTGATGGAAAAGAAAGGATCAATATTTTGAAACTTGTAAAGGAAATAGCTGGTAGTAGTTCAATGGTAGGATATCTACTAACTACTATGATACATGCTGAAGGATCAATAGAGGCTAGCAAAATCGAGTTATTTAGGACCTATGATTTTAATGAGAGCAAGGAAATTGTGAAAAAGATACTTTCAAGTTAG
- a CDS encoding alpha/beta hydrolase produces MLDPKIKKLLETQLQIPIGKASIDEIRKTFRQMASLAPKEEVGRIEDIKIPGSETEIPARVYYPKFEGPFGILVYYHGGGFVLGDIESYDPLCRAITNACNCLVISVDYRLAPENKFPAAVVDSFDALKWIYINAEKFNGKYGVAIGGDSAGGNLTAVMAILAKKENIRLRYQVLIYPAVSFDLVTKSIYEYGEGYFLDRAHIEWFGQQYLRSIADVLDLRFSPILADLSGLPPALIITAEHDPLRDQGEAYANKLLQSGVEVTSVRFNNVIHGFLSFFPVIGQGKDAIGLIGFSLRKIFYDRY; encoded by the coding sequence ATGTTAGATCCAAAGATTAAAAAACTTTTAGAGACTCAATTGCAGATACCAATAGGAAAGGCATCAATAGATGAAATAAGAAAAACGTTCAGGCAAATGGCTTCTTTAGCACCAAAAGAAGAAGTAGGAAGAATTGAGGACATAAAAATACCAGGAAGTGAAACAGAAATCCCAGCAAGAGTGTATTACCCTAAATTTGAAGGACCATTTGGTATATTAGTTTATTATCATGGTGGAGGATTTGTTTTAGGTGATATTGAAAGTTATGATCCCCTGTGTAGGGCTATAACTAATGCTTGTAATTGTTTAGTTATATCAGTTGATTATAGACTTGCACCAGAAAACAAATTTCCAGCTGCAGTAGTTGATTCATTTGATGCACTAAAATGGATTTATATTAACGCAGAAAAATTTAACGGTAAATATGGAGTAGCTATAGGTGGAGATAGTGCTGGTGGTAATCTTACAGCTGTAATGGCTATTTTGGCTAAGAAGGAAAATATTAGATTAAGGTATCAAGTTCTAATTTATCCTGCAGTAAGCTTTGATTTAGTTACAAAATCAATTTATGAATACGGAGAAGGATATTTCTTGGATAGAGCTCACATAGAATGGTTTGGTCAACAATATTTACGTTCAATTGCAGACGTTTTAGATTTGAGATTTTCTCCTATTTTAGCTGACCTTTCTGGGCTACCTCCAGCGTTAATAATTACAGCTGAACACGATCCATTAAGAGATCAAGGAGAGGCATATGCAAATAAATTACTTCAATCCGGCGTTGAAGTCACCAGTGTAAGGTTTAACAATGTAATTCATGGTTTCTTATCGTTTTTCCCAGTAATTGGACAAGGTAAAGATGCAATAGGACTGATTGGATTCTCCTTGAGAAAAATATTTTACGATAGATATTAG
- a CDS encoding acyl-CoA dehydrogenase family protein, translating to MVLPFNSVELFSIEISEKHELFRKAIREFMERDVAPFVEKGEREKEVPKEILEKAKELGLYGITVPEEYGGQGGDMLMSALAQEEISRVWPSFATRVSAGALFTTPILLFGSEYLKKKYVPSVAKGEKIAALANTEPVAGSDVAGIESTAKKANGKYILNGRKIFITNGGIADYYVVTARTSPPHPEARWKGISMFVVEREWKGVKVVSRIDTLGLKASNTAELVFEDVEIPEENLIGEEGLGFKYAMATFDRTRVGVAAQALGVAQAALEKMVAYSTQRVAFKMPIIMFELVQEKIAESLTEVNTARLLTYWAATLFDKGLENEAIVAASMAKYYATEIAEKVAIRAITVHGGYGVATSTGVERLLRDVEVMKIYEGTNDVQKLTIIRETARRLLGIKL from the coding sequence ATGGTTTTGCCATTTAATTCAGTAGAACTATTCTCTATTGAGATATCGGAAAAACATGAATTATTTAGAAAAGCTATAAGAGAATTTATGGAAAGAGATGTTGCTCCTTTTGTTGAAAAAGGAGAAAGAGAAAAGGAAGTGCCTAAAGAAATTTTAGAAAAAGCTAAAGAACTAGGCCTATACGGAATTACTGTTCCAGAAGAATATGGTGGACAAGGAGGAGATATGTTAATGTCAGCTTTAGCACAAGAAGAGATATCTAGAGTTTGGCCATCATTCGCTACTAGAGTTTCTGCTGGTGCTCTATTTACAACACCAATCTTGCTTTTTGGATCTGAATATTTGAAGAAAAAATACGTTCCTTCTGTTGCTAAAGGAGAAAAAATTGCTGCATTAGCCAATACTGAACCCGTAGCAGGATCCGATGTTGCTGGGATAGAAAGTACTGCAAAGAAAGCTAACGGAAAATATATACTAAATGGAAGGAAAATTTTCATAACTAATGGTGGTATAGCAGATTATTATGTAGTAACAGCTAGAACTTCTCCACCACATCCGGAAGCAAGATGGAAGGGAATTTCAATGTTTGTAGTTGAAAGAGAATGGAAGGGAGTTAAAGTAGTTAGCAGAATAGATACATTAGGATTAAAGGCTTCAAACACAGCAGAATTAGTGTTTGAAGACGTAGAAATTCCAGAAGAGAACTTAATAGGAGAAGAAGGTTTAGGTTTTAAATATGCTATGGCAACATTTGATAGAACTAGAGTCGGAGTTGCAGCTCAAGCATTAGGTGTAGCACAAGCGGCTTTAGAGAAAATGGTAGCTTATTCAACTCAAAGAGTAGCATTTAAAATGCCAATAATTATGTTTGAATTAGTTCAAGAAAAAATAGCAGAATCACTCACTGAAGTAAATACTGCCAGACTTTTAACATATTGGGCTGCAACTTTATTCGATAAGGGTTTAGAAAACGAGGCTATAGTAGCTGCTTCAATGGCTAAATATTATGCAACTGAAATAGCTGAAAAAGTGGCAATAAGAGCAATTACTGTTCATGGAGGATACGGTGTAGCCACATCAACAGGAGTAGAGAGATTATTAAGAGACGTAGAAGTTATGAAAATCTACGAAGGGACCAACGATGTACAAAAACTGACAATAATTAGGGAGACTGCTAGGAGACTTTTAGGTATCAAATTATAA
- a CDS encoding long-chain fatty acid--CoA ligase yields the protein MNDFPLTMQHIFWRIEKLYSDSEIVSRSEEGIERKTYSEFATRVRKFSSFLQSLKLSKGDRVASIEWNTRRHLELYFATINMGYVLHTINVRFHPNEIEYVINHANDRYAFISPEFESLTKNLKTSLNGIFLLDNNFDKVIDMQKPINEFPQIDERDEAIMCYTSGTTGRSKGVVYTHRTIYLHSLTLLAKDAIGISRKDSVLVVVPMFHINGWDLPFSALMTGSKLVLPGPRPKPKDLAELIEKEKVTIAAGAPTVWIDFLNFIEKENYDISSLKIVVTGGAEPPKIIAEKFNKMGVHLYHAWGMTETEAITTVNQNQEMISSQGIPLPGIEIKLMGLDREEELPWDSKSIGELWVSGAWIAKEYYKEIEKTRETFKLINSRTWMRTGDIVTINNKGYIKIVDRAKDLIKSGGEWISSIDLENAITGYYKVFEAAVVGVKDEKWGERPIALVKPKKEYEGNITENEIKQYLLSLNKFPRWWIPDKIIFVDEIPKTSTGKLDKKVIREMLKNII from the coding sequence GTGAATGATTTTCCATTAACAATGCAACATATTTTTTGGCGAATTGAAAAACTATATAGTGATAGTGAGATAGTATCACGATCTGAAGAGGGAATTGAAAGGAAGACTTATTCCGAATTTGCTACAAGAGTAAGAAAGTTTTCTTCTTTTCTACAATCTCTTAAATTAAGCAAAGGAGATAGAGTTGCATCAATTGAATGGAATACTAGAAGACATCTTGAGCTATATTTTGCTACGATTAACATGGGATATGTTTTGCATACGATAAATGTTAGGTTTCATCCTAATGAAATTGAATATGTTATTAATCACGCGAATGACAGATATGCCTTTATATCACCAGAATTTGAAAGTTTAACAAAAAATTTGAAAACGTCACTAAATGGAATATTTTTGCTAGATAATAACTTTGATAAAGTAATAGATATGCAGAAGCCAATTAACGAGTTCCCTCAAATTGATGAAAGAGATGAAGCTATAATGTGTTATACATCTGGGACTACTGGAAGATCTAAAGGAGTTGTATATACTCATAGGACAATTTATTTGCACTCTTTAACTTTACTTGCTAAGGACGCTATAGGGATCTCAAGGAAAGATAGTGTATTAGTTGTTGTACCTATGTTTCATATAAATGGTTGGGATTTACCATTTTCAGCTTTAATGACTGGATCTAAATTGGTATTACCGGGACCAAGGCCAAAGCCTAAGGATCTAGCTGAGTTAATTGAAAAAGAAAAAGTAACTATTGCTGCTGGTGCTCCTACTGTGTGGATCGACTTTCTTAATTTTATAGAGAAAGAAAACTATGATATCTCGTCTTTAAAGATAGTTGTTACTGGAGGAGCAGAGCCACCAAAAATTATTGCTGAGAAGTTTAATAAAATGGGAGTTCATCTATATCATGCATGGGGTATGACAGAAACAGAAGCAATAACTACTGTAAATCAAAATCAAGAAATGATAAGTAGTCAAGGAATTCCATTACCTGGGATTGAGATTAAATTAATGGGCTTAGATAGAGAAGAAGAACTTCCATGGGATAGCAAAAGTATAGGTGAATTATGGGTTAGTGGAGCTTGGATAGCTAAAGAGTATTACAAAGAGATTGAAAAAACAAGAGAGACATTTAAACTGATAAATAGTAGGACATGGATGAGAACTGGGGATATAGTAACAATAAACAATAAAGGATATATAAAAATTGTTGATAGAGCAAAAGATCTGATAAAAAGTGGTGGCGAATGGATTTCAAGTATTGATTTAGAAAACGCAATTACGGGGTATTATAAAGTATTTGAGGCTGCAGTAGTCGGAGTTAAAGATGAGAAATGGGGCGAGAGACCAATAGCTTTAGTAAAGCCTAAGAAAGAATATGAGGGTAATATCACAGAAAATGAAATAAAACAATATCTCTTATCACTGAATAAATTTCCTAGATGGTGGATTCCAGATAAAATAATTTTCGTTGACGAAATACCTAAAACAAGTACTGGGAAATTAGATAAGAAAGTGATAAGAGAAATGCTTAAAAATATTATTTAA